The Aeromicrobium sp. Leaf245 genome includes a region encoding these proteins:
- the xseA gene encoding exodeoxyribonuclease VII large subunit codes for MALDTSADSPAPLRQVSTLIGQWVGRLGPVWVEAEVAQLTRRPGICFLVLRDLRATLSVRATCHASVLDASPAPVTEGARVVVHAKPEFYEPNGSLTLQIREIRPAGEGELLAQLERRKQLLAAEGLFDARLKKPLPFLPGTVGLVTGRASAAERDVLENARLRWPGVRFEVRHALMQGSGSARAVAAAVEELASQVDVIVVARGGGSLEDLLPFSDEALVRTVHACRVPVVSAIGHEQDTPLLDLVADVRASTPTDAAKRVVPDAAEENDRLAGARARLRRAVSGFVAHEAHALAQLRSRPVLAAPLTLVDAQEDALAHLRERTHRALGHRLDREHDAVGHHLARVRALSPLATLERGYAVAQTADGHVLTSVHDVPDAFVVRLADGSAHVTTDRTEETRHDD; via the coding sequence ATGGCCCTGGACACGAGCGCGGACTCCCCCGCGCCGCTGCGCCAGGTCTCCACGCTCATCGGGCAGTGGGTCGGCCGGCTCGGGCCGGTGTGGGTCGAGGCCGAGGTCGCCCAGCTGACCCGTCGTCCCGGCATCTGCTTCCTCGTCCTGCGCGACCTGCGCGCCACCCTCTCGGTGCGCGCCACGTGCCACGCCTCGGTGCTCGACGCGTCCCCCGCCCCGGTCACCGAGGGCGCGCGGGTGGTCGTGCACGCCAAGCCGGAGTTCTACGAGCCCAACGGGTCGCTGACCCTGCAGATCCGCGAGATCCGGCCCGCCGGCGAGGGCGAGCTGCTCGCCCAGCTCGAGCGCCGCAAGCAGCTGCTGGCCGCCGAGGGCCTGTTCGACGCCCGGCTCAAGAAGCCGCTGCCGTTCCTGCCCGGCACCGTCGGCCTGGTCACCGGCCGCGCCTCGGCGGCCGAGCGCGACGTGCTCGAGAACGCCCGGCTGCGCTGGCCCGGGGTGCGGTTCGAGGTCCGGCACGCCCTCATGCAGGGCAGCGGCTCGGCCCGCGCCGTGGCCGCCGCCGTCGAGGAGCTCGCGTCGCAGGTCGACGTCATCGTGGTCGCGCGCGGCGGCGGGTCGCTCGAGGACCTCCTGCCGTTCTCCGACGAGGCCCTGGTGCGCACCGTCCACGCCTGCCGCGTGCCGGTGGTCAGCGCCATCGGCCACGAGCAGGACACACCGCTGCTCGACCTCGTGGCCGACGTCCGCGCGTCCACACCCACCGACGCCGCCAAGCGGGTGGTCCCCGACGCCGCCGAGGAGAACGACCGGCTCGCCGGTGCCCGCGCCCGCCTGCGCCGGGCCGTCTCGGGCTTCGTCGCGCACGAGGCGCACGCGCTGGCCCAGCTGCGCTCCCGGCCGGTGCTCGCCGCGCCACTCACGCTCGTCGACGCCCAGGAGGACGCCCTGGCGCACCTGCGCGAACGCACCCACCGGGCGCTCGGGCACCGGCTCGACCGCGAGCACGACGCCGTCGGCCACCACCTCGCGCGAGTGCGGGCCCTGTCGCCACTGGCCACGCTCGAGCGCGGCTACGCCGTGGCCCAGACCGCCGACGGGCACGTGCTCACGTCGGTCCACGACGTCCCCGACGCCTTCGTCGTGCGCCTGGCCGACGGCAGCGCCCACGTCACCACCGACCGCACCGAGGAGACCCGCCATGACGACTGA
- a CDS encoding 4-hydroxy-3-methylbut-2-enyl diphosphate reductase, whose amino-acid sequence MTTNVHLGMPPVGGSVLLADPRGYCAGVDRAVITVEKALDLYGAPVYVRKQIVHNKHVVNTLADRGAIFVEELDEVPEGATVVFSAHGVSPMVHAEAAERSLKTIDATCPLVTKVHHEARRFAADDYRILLIGHEGHEEVEGTAGEAPEHITLVQSPADVDDLEFPEGTKLSWLSQTTLSVDETMETVRRLREKFPQLEDPPSDDICYATQNRQVAVKEIAKDADLVIVVGSSNSSNSVRLVEVALEAGAKASYRIDDISEFDEAWLDGVETVGVTSGASVPDDLVQDVLTYLSEHGHPDAAAVRTADETLTFALPPELRKDMKAAGLV is encoded by the coding sequence ATGACGACCAACGTGCACCTCGGCATGCCCCCCGTCGGCGGGAGCGTCCTCCTCGCCGACCCGCGCGGCTACTGCGCAGGCGTCGACCGCGCCGTCATCACGGTCGAGAAGGCGCTCGACCTCTACGGCGCCCCCGTGTACGTGCGCAAGCAGATCGTGCACAACAAGCACGTCGTCAACACGCTGGCCGACCGTGGCGCGATCTTCGTGGAGGAGCTCGACGAGGTGCCCGAGGGCGCCACGGTCGTGTTCTCCGCCCACGGCGTGTCGCCGATGGTGCACGCCGAGGCGGCCGAGCGGAGCCTCAAGACGATCGACGCCACCTGTCCGCTGGTCACCAAGGTGCACCACGAGGCGCGTCGGTTCGCCGCCGACGACTACCGCATCCTGCTCATCGGTCACGAGGGCCACGAGGAGGTCGAGGGCACCGCGGGCGAGGCTCCCGAGCACATCACGCTCGTGCAGAGCCCGGCCGACGTCGACGACCTCGAGTTCCCCGAGGGCACCAAGCTGTCGTGGCTGTCGCAGACCACCCTGAGCGTCGACGAGACCATGGAGACGGTGCGCCGGCTGCGCGAGAAGTTCCCGCAGCTGGAGGACCCGCCGTCCGACGACATCTGCTACGCCACCCAGAACCGTCAGGTCGCGGTCAAGGAGATCGCGAAGGACGCCGACCTGGTCATCGTCGTCGGCTCGTCGAACTCCTCCAACTCGGTACGCCTCGTCGAGGTCGCGCTCGAGGCCGGCGCCAAGGCGTCGTACCGGATCGACGACATCAGCGAGTTCGACGAGGCCTGGCTCGACGGCGTCGAGACCGTGGGCGTCACGTCCGGCGCCTCGGTGCCCGACGACCTCGTGCAGGACGTGCTGACGTACCTCTCGGAGCACGGCCACCCCGACGCCGCCGCCGTCCGCACCGCCGACGAGACCCTCACCTTCGCCCTCCCGCCCGAGCTGCGCAAGGACATGAAGGCCGCCGGCCTCGTCTGA
- the ggt gene encoding gamma-glutamyltransferase encodes MTARTSVRLTTGLLAVGLATTALVVTTSAAEAGTPAPRPPSGSSTAVGSGGAVSSVDAEASRVGLEVLKRGGNAADAAVATASALGVTEPYSAGIGGGGYFVYYDAKRKKVSTIDGRETAPAGITRDAFIDPATGEPYPFTPDLVSSGVAVGVPGTPATWEAALRDHGRWSLRKALAPSIALASRGFRVDETFRSQTLDNAERFAAFPATAKLFLPGGDAPKVGSTFRNPDLARTLSLLAAKGPRAFYTGAVARDVARTVQAPPKDPAADLPAPAGSMTERDLAGYRVDRQAPTRARYRGLDVFGMAPSSSGGIAVGEALNILEGFRLGGGQRLATSLHLFLETSARVFADRAAYVGDVPGVPTSTLLSQRFADSRSCTIDPTKASSRPVAAGALDGSGCATVANEEKPDTENISTTHLSVVDRWGNAASYTLTIEQTGGSGITVPGRGFLLNNELTDFTAVYDPKDPNRIEPGKRPRSSMSPTIVLDRGRVKYVVGSPGGATIITTVLQVLVNRIDLGMTLPQAVAAPRASQRNVAVTPAEPAFIEQYGSLLAPFGQQLTPSGDAFTSQAEIGAAAAIEQDRRGRLIAVAEPERRGGGTALVVKPDRRR; translated from the coding sequence ATGACCGCACGCACGTCCGTCCGCCTCACCACCGGCCTGCTCGCCGTCGGGCTGGCCACCACCGCGCTCGTCGTCACGACGTCGGCCGCCGAGGCCGGCACGCCGGCCCCGCGACCACCCTCAGGCTCGTCGACCGCCGTCGGCTCGGGTGGAGCCGTGTCGTCCGTCGACGCCGAGGCGTCCCGCGTGGGACTCGAGGTGCTGAAGCGTGGCGGCAACGCGGCCGACGCCGCCGTGGCCACCGCATCGGCGCTGGGCGTCACCGAGCCCTACAGCGCCGGGATCGGCGGTGGCGGCTACTTCGTCTACTACGACGCGAAGCGCAAGAAGGTGTCGACGATCGACGGCCGTGAGACCGCGCCCGCCGGCATCACCCGTGACGCGTTCATCGACCCCGCGACCGGCGAGCCCTACCCGTTCACGCCCGACCTCGTCTCGTCCGGCGTGGCCGTCGGCGTCCCCGGCACCCCGGCCACCTGGGAGGCGGCGCTGCGCGACCACGGCAGGTGGTCGCTGCGCAAGGCCCTGGCGCCGTCCATCGCCCTGGCCTCGAGGGGCTTCCGTGTCGACGAGACGTTCCGCAGCCAGACGCTCGACAACGCCGAGCGCTTCGCGGCCTTCCCCGCCACGGCGAAGCTGTTCCTGCCGGGCGGCGACGCACCGAAGGTCGGCAGCACGTTCCGCAACCCCGATCTCGCCCGCACGCTCTCGCTCCTCGCGGCGAAGGGACCACGCGCCTTCTACACCGGCGCGGTCGCCCGCGACGTCGCCCGCACCGTGCAGGCACCGCCCAAGGACCCTGCCGCCGACCTGCCCGCACCCGCCGGCTCCATGACCGAGCGCGACCTCGCCGGGTACCGCGTGGACCGCCAGGCGCCGACACGGGCCCGCTACCGCGGCCTCGACGTGTTCGGCATGGCGCCGTCGTCCTCCGGTGGCATCGCGGTGGGCGAGGCGCTCAACATCCTCGAGGGGTTCCGGCTCGGTGGGGGGCAGCGCCTCGCCACGTCGTTGCACCTGTTCCTCGAGACCTCCGCCCGGGTCTTCGCCGACCGCGCCGCCTACGTCGGCGACGTGCCGGGCGTGCCGACGTCGACGCTGCTCAGCCAGCGCTTCGCCGACTCGCGGTCCTGCACCATCGACCCCACCAAGGCGTCGAGCCGCCCCGTCGCCGCCGGCGCACTGGACGGCTCCGGCTGTGCCACGGTGGCCAACGAGGAGAAGCCCGACACCGAGAACATCTCCACCACCCACCTGTCCGTCGTCGACCGGTGGGGCAACGCCGCCTCGTACACGCTCACGATCGAGCAGACCGGTGGGTCGGGCATCACCGTTCCCGGCCGCGGTTTCCTGCTCAACAACGAGCTGACCGACTTCACGGCCGTCTACGACCCGAAGGACCCGAACCGCATCGAGCCCGGCAAGCGTCCGCGTTCGTCGATGTCGCCCACCATCGTGCTCGACCGTGGCCGGGTGAAGTACGTCGTCGGCTCGCCGGGCGGCGCCACCATCATCACGACGGTGCTGCAGGTGCTGGTGAACCGCATCGACCTCGGCATGACCCTGCCGCAGGCCGTGGCCGCACCGCGCGCGTCGCAGCGCAACGTCGCGGTGACGCCCGCCGAGCCCGCGTTCATCGAGCAGTACGGCTCGCTGCTCGCCCCGTTCGGCCAGCAGCTCACGCCGTCGGGCGACGCCTTCACCTCGCAGGCCGAGATCGGCGCGGCCGCCGCGATCGAGCAGGACCGGCGCGGTCGGCTCATCGCGGTCGCCGAGCCCGAACGCCGCGGTGGCGGCACCGCTCTGGTCGTCAAGCCCGACCGGCGGCGCTGA
- a CDS encoding bifunctional 2-polyprenyl-6-hydroxyphenol methylase/3-demethylubiquinol 3-O-methyltransferase UbiG: MEEYLRLNRAMWDSRAARHAAAASYDLDRYRRDSAAISDVVRFDLPRLGDVSGLDTVHLQCHIGTDTLSLHRLGATVTGLDLSPASLVEARALAAEVGADIGYVESDVFDAPEALGRERFDLVYTGIGAICWLPSIDRWAATVAALLRPGGRLVFRDCHPMLGTLDVVDDRIELVYPYAEHVEPLVFEDTASYVDPADHTLPGLPSREWAHGLAEILTALMAHGMVLETVLEHDSVPWVALPGHMTPHPEAPGEFRLTDRPERLAASFTIIASRRR, translated from the coding sequence GTGGAGGAGTACCTGCGGCTCAACCGCGCCATGTGGGACAGCCGCGCCGCACGGCACGCCGCCGCGGCGTCCTACGACCTCGACCGCTACCGCCGTGACTCGGCCGCGATCAGCGACGTCGTCCGCTTCGACCTGCCACGGCTCGGCGACGTCAGCGGCCTCGACACGGTGCACCTGCAGTGCCACATCGGCACCGACACCCTCAGCCTGCACCGCCTCGGGGCCACCGTCACCGGGCTCGACCTCTCCCCCGCGTCGCTCGTGGAGGCCCGCGCGCTCGCGGCCGAGGTCGGCGCCGACATCGGTTACGTCGAGTCCGACGTGTTCGACGCACCGGAGGCGCTGGGCCGCGAACGCTTCGACCTCGTCTACACCGGCATCGGTGCGATCTGCTGGCTGCCCAGCATCGACCGGTGGGCCGCCACCGTCGCTGCGCTCCTGCGCCCCGGCGGCAGGCTGGTGTTCCGCGACTGTCACCCCATGCTCGGCACCCTCGACGTCGTGGACGACCGCATCGAGCTGGTCTACCCGTACGCCGAGCACGTCGAGCCCCTCGTCTTCGAGGACACCGCGTCCTACGTCGACCCGGCCGACCACACGCTGCCCGGGCTGCCGTCCCGGGAGTGGGCGCACGGTCTCGCGGAGATCCTCACCGCGCTCATGGCGCACGGCATGGTCCTCGAGACGGTGCTCGAGCACGACAGCGTGCCGTGGGTCGCGCTGCCGGGCCACATGACGCCGCACCCCGAGGCGCCCGGCGAGTTCCGGCTGACCGACCGGCCCGAGCGGCTCGCCGCCAGCTTCACGATCATCGCGTCGCGCAGGCGCTGA
- a CDS encoding DUF6542 domain-containing protein gives MAASVAPSPAGLARHDLGARQSILFATMALAAITTLDVVTDGRLGLIFSVGFVLVVVTVPLAVDVRSLLPAGVLPPVLLLVFVGVVAAASPDAVEVSGLPDGTGWFGRTLTGVIDRGVTLMAGHGLALAAVVARIVTDPHHPRRTRVARPARRTV, from the coding sequence ATGGCAGCCTCCGTGGCACCCTCGCCTGCCGGACTGGCCCGTCACGATCTCGGGGCCCGGCAGTCGATCCTGTTCGCCACGATGGCTCTCGCCGCCATCACCACGCTCGACGTCGTCACCGACGGTCGCCTCGGCCTGATCTTCTCCGTGGGCTTCGTGCTCGTCGTGGTCACGGTGCCGCTCGCGGTCGACGTCCGCTCGCTGCTGCCGGCCGGCGTCCTGCCGCCCGTTCTGCTCCTCGTGTTCGTGGGCGTCGTGGCGGCCGCATCGCCCGACGCGGTCGAGGTCTCCGGCCTGCCCGACGGCACCGGCTGGTTCGGACGCACCCTCACCGGCGTCATCGACCGCGGCGTCACGCTCATGGCCGGCCACGGACTGGCCCTCGCCGCGGTCGTGGCCCGGATCGTGACCGACCCCCACCACCCGCGTCGCACGCGGGTCGCCCGTCCGGCCCGTCGCACGGTCTGA
- a CDS encoding antibiotic biosynthesis monooxygenase, whose translation MTVIKINAITVPDDAGDELAHRFAARAGAVDDADGFEGFELLQPTDERTQWLVITRWRDEDAFQAWLASPSFAHGHRSESERGGGDAPKPVSTHSEVWSYQVAGGSPGNPAADPTAGPA comes from the coding sequence ATGACCGTCATCAAGATCAACGCCATCACCGTGCCCGACGACGCCGGCGACGAGCTGGCCCACCGCTTCGCCGCCCGCGCCGGTGCCGTGGACGACGCCGACGGGTTCGAGGGCTTCGAGCTGCTGCAGCCCACCGACGAGCGCACCCAGTGGCTCGTCATCACCCGCTGGCGCGACGAGGACGCGTTCCAGGCCTGGCTGGCCTCGCCGTCGTTCGCGCACGGCCACCGGTCGGAGTCCGAGCGCGGTGGCGGCGACGCGCCCAAGCCGGTGTCGACCCACAGCGAGGTCTGGTCGTACCAGGTCGCCGGCGGATCACCCGGCAACCCGGCAGCCGACCCCACGGCCGGACCCGCCTGA
- a CDS encoding GNAT family N-acetyltransferase — protein MLTGSDFPERVETPRLAVRRFGDADAPRVLSILSRLDVIRWLGNPPFVPMADLDAARAWVVRVNAREAEDPLQAWRALEVRETGVMAGTVLVSRMERIDGGFVGEYELGWHLHPDSAGHGYATEGAAAHARSAFAAGHASLVIGMYPDNAPSAAVARRLGAEDLGEVPDDPWYGGVSRHFTLRPEHLDATEKRE, from the coding sequence ATGCTCACCGGGTCGGACTTCCCCGAGCGCGTGGAGACGCCGCGGCTCGCGGTGCGCCGCTTCGGCGACGCGGACGCCCCCAGGGTGCTCTCGATCCTCTCCAGACTCGACGTGATCCGCTGGCTCGGCAACCCGCCGTTCGTGCCCATGGCCGACCTCGACGCCGCCCGCGCGTGGGTCGTGCGGGTCAACGCTCGCGAGGCCGAGGACCCGCTGCAGGCGTGGCGCGCGCTCGAGGTGCGCGAGACCGGGGTGATGGCGGGGACGGTGCTGGTGTCGCGGATGGAGCGCATCGACGGCGGGTTCGTGGGGGAGTACGAGCTGGGCTGGCACCTGCACCCCGACAGCGCCGGGCACGGGTACGCCACCGAGGGCGCGGCGGCCCACGCCCGCAGCGCCTTCGCCGCCGGACACGCCTCGCTCGTCATCGGCATGTACCCCGACAACGCGCCGTCGGCGGCGGTGGCTCGGCGGCTCGGCGCGGAGGACCTCGGCGAGGTGCCCGACGACCCCTGGTACGGCGGGGTCAGCCGGCACTTCACGCTGCGTCCCGAGCACCTCGACGCCACCGAGAAGCGGGAGTAG
- the ychF gene encoding redox-regulated ATPase YchF, whose translation MALSIGIVGLPNAGKSTLFNALTKNDVLAANYPFATIEPNVGVVGVPDSRLEKLAEIHGSAKILPATVQFVDIAGIVRGASEGEGMGNAFLSHIRESDAICQVTRVFRDEDVTHVDGKVDPSSDIETISTELILADLQTVEKAVPRLEKESRKDKSLAAQLAEVQKAQTALEAGTGVLNAGLDLALLRDLHLMTAKRFLFVFNCDADELADEALKQKMRDIVAPAEAVFLDAKSEAELVELGDDEEAEVMRAEMLAEMGVEEPGLDALARVGFDTLGLQTYLTAGPKETRAWTIPKGATAPEAAGVIHTDFQKGFIKAEIVSFDDLVEAGSMAAAKSAGKVRMEGKEYVMADGDVVEFRFNV comes from the coding sequence GTGGCACTCAGCATCGGCATCGTCGGACTCCCCAACGCGGGCAAGTCGACCCTCTTCAACGCCCTGACCAAGAACGACGTCCTCGCGGCGAACTACCCGTTCGCGACGATCGAGCCGAACGTCGGCGTGGTCGGCGTGCCGGACTCGCGGCTCGAGAAGCTCGCGGAGATCCACGGCTCGGCCAAGATCCTCCCGGCGACGGTCCAGTTCGTCGACATCGCCGGCATCGTCCGCGGCGCGTCCGAGGGCGAGGGCATGGGCAACGCGTTCCTCTCGCACATCCGCGAGTCCGACGCGATCTGCCAGGTCACCCGCGTGTTCCGCGACGAGGACGTCACGCACGTCGACGGCAAGGTCGACCCGAGCAGCGACATCGAGACCATCTCGACCGAGCTGATCCTCGCGGACCTGCAGACCGTCGAGAAGGCGGTCCCGCGGCTCGAGAAGGAGTCGCGCAAGGACAAGTCGCTCGCGGCCCAGCTGGCCGAGGTGCAGAAGGCCCAGACCGCGCTCGAGGCCGGCACCGGAGTGCTCAACGCCGGGCTCGACCTCGCGCTCCTGCGCGACCTGCACCTGATGACCGCCAAGCGGTTCCTCTTCGTCTTCAACTGCGACGCCGACGAGCTGGCCGACGAGGCCCTCAAGCAGAAGATGCGCGACATCGTGGCCCCCGCCGAGGCCGTGTTCCTCGACGCCAAGAGCGAGGCCGAGCTGGTCGAGCTGGGTGACGACGAGGAGGCCGAGGTCATGCGGGCGGAGATGCTCGCCGAGATGGGCGTCGAGGAGCCGGGCCTCGACGCGCTGGCCCGCGTCGGCTTCGACACCCTCGGCCTGCAGACCTACCTGACCGCCGGGCCCAAGGAGACGCGCGCCTGGACGATCCCGAAGGGCGCCACCGCCCCCGAGGCCGCCGGCGTGATCCACACCGACTTCCAGAAGGGCTTCATCAAGGCCGAGATCGTCTCCTTCGACGACCTCGTCGAGGCCGGGTCCATGGCCGCAGCGAAGTCGGCCGGCAAGGTCCGCATGGAGGGCAAGGAGTACGTCATGGCCGACGGCGACGTGGTGGAGTTCCGCTTCAACGTGTAG
- a CDS encoding glyoxalase superfamily protein has product MSRQRVSAVPILRVADVDASLPWWARLGFAEEFRHVFEPGLPRFVGVVRDGCRVYLSEHTGDAPGPSLVYLWVPDVDAIAADLGVEVEDNPWARDCEVVDPDGNRVRVATAP; this is encoded by the coding sequence ATGAGTCGTCAGAGGGTCTCCGCCGTCCCGATCCTGCGTGTCGCCGACGTCGACGCGTCGCTGCCGTGGTGGGCGCGGCTCGGGTTCGCTGAGGAGTTCCGGCACGTGTTCGAGCCGGGCCTCCCACGGTTCGTCGGGGTCGTGCGCGACGGGTGCCGGGTGTACCTGTCCGAGCACACCGGTGACGCGCCCGGGCCGTCGCTCGTCTACCTGTGGGTGCCCGACGTCGACGCGATCGCGGCCGACCTCGGCGTCGAGGTGGAGGACAACCCGTGGGCGCGCGACTGCGAGGTCGTCGACCCCGACGGCAACCGGGTGCGGGTGGCGACGGCTCCGTGA
- a CDS encoding MOSC domain-containing protein, producing MTTPGVVRPTVVALRRYPVKSMGGEALRSVELDARGLVGDRWYAVEDEDGRFASGKDSRRFRRRDAVFEHAACTTGSGEVVVSSGTGTWTVGDAVLDAELSTVMEAAVRVLPEAGVGHQDQGAVSLVGTATLAWCAERWSVDADPRRLRVNVVVETDEPFVEETWVGRPLTVGGAGLRVVERVPRCRMVDVAQDGTSAEGSLLKHLGAERDLCLAVYADVETPGVLAVGDPLHLA from the coding sequence GTGACGACGCCCGGTGTCGTTCGCCCGACGGTGGTCGCCCTGCGTCGCTACCCGGTGAAGTCGATGGGTGGCGAGGCGCTGCGCAGCGTCGAGCTCGACGCGCGCGGTCTGGTGGGCGACCGCTGGTACGCCGTGGAGGACGAGGACGGACGGTTCGCGTCGGGCAAGGACAGCCGCCGCTTCCGTCGGCGCGACGCGGTGTTCGAGCACGCGGCGTGCACCACGGGCTCCGGCGAGGTGGTCGTGTCGAGCGGCACGGGTACGTGGACGGTGGGAGACGCAGTCCTCGACGCCGAGCTGAGCACCGTCATGGAGGCCGCGGTGCGGGTGCTGCCGGAGGCAGGTGTCGGGCACCAGGACCAAGGGGCGGTGTCGCTGGTCGGCACGGCCACCCTCGCGTGGTGCGCCGAGCGGTGGAGCGTCGACGCGGACCCGCGTCGGCTGCGCGTCAACGTCGTCGTCGAGACGGACGAGCCGTTCGTCGAGGAGACCTGGGTGGGTCGTCCGCTCACCGTCGGGGGCGCGGGTCTTCGTGTCGTCGAGCGGGTCCCGCGGTGCCGGATGGTCGACGTCGCGCAGGACGGGACCTCCGCGGAGGGGTCGTTGCTGAAGCACCTCGGCGCGGAGCGTGACCTCTGCCTGGCGGTGTACGCCGACGTCGAGACGCCCGGCGTCCTCGCGGTCGGAGACCCCCTGCACCTCGCCTGA
- a CDS encoding DinB family protein encodes MSLHTADERTVLEGLLDAQRTEIALLLDELDDAEARTRLVSSMTTVLGLVKHATFVEKVWFHSRVAGVPREDLRLPRTPAESFELAEDDTIESVRADYDDACDRSRVVAAQHDLDETWPWHDGPVSLRYLYGHMIAELARHSGHGDILVEQLIARRPVGTD; translated from the coding sequence ATGAGCCTGCACACCGCCGACGAGCGGACCGTCCTGGAAGGTCTGCTCGACGCGCAGCGGACCGAGATCGCCCTGCTGCTCGACGAGCTCGACGACGCCGAGGCGCGCACCCGGCTCGTGTCGTCGATGACCACCGTCCTGGGCCTCGTGAAGCACGCGACGTTCGTGGAGAAGGTCTGGTTCCACTCGCGCGTGGCCGGCGTCCCGCGCGAGGACCTGCGCCTGCCCCGCACGCCGGCCGAGAGCTTCGAGCTGGCCGAGGACGACACCATCGAGTCGGTGCGAGCCGACTACGACGACGCCTGCGACCGCTCGCGCGTCGTGGCCGCCCAGCACGACCTCGACGAGACCTGGCCGTGGCACGACGGGCCGGTCTCCCTGCGGTACCTCTACGGCCACATGATCGCCGAGCTGGCCCGGCACTCCGGGCACGGCGACATCCTCGTGGAGCAGCTCATCGCGCGGCGCCCCGTCGGCACGGACTGA
- the rnhA gene encoding ribonuclease HI, with product MSTEAPQTAVVTIHTDGGCTPNPGPGGWGAVLRYGEHVRELCGGEPGSTTNNRMELTAPIMALEMLNRPSTVHLHTDSTYVRSGITSWLAGWERNGWRTAAKQPVKNVDLWQRLKAACDRHEVEWFWVKGHSGVSDNELADQLATRGMREAMGVRRA from the coding sequence ATGTCGACCGAAGCCCCGCAGACCGCTGTCGTGACCATCCACACCGACGGGGGCTGCACGCCGAACCCGGGGCCGGGCGGCTGGGGTGCGGTGCTGCGCTACGGCGAGCACGTGCGCGAGCTGTGCGGCGGCGAGCCGGGCTCGACGACCAACAACCGGATGGAGCTGACGGCGCCGATCATGGCGCTGGAGATGCTGAACCGGCCGAGCACGGTGCACCTGCACACCGACAGCACCTACGTGCGCAGCGGCATCACGTCGTGGCTCGCCGGGTGGGAGCGCAACGGCTGGCGCACGGCGGCGAAGCAGCCGGTCAAGAACGTCGACCTCTGGCAGCGGCTCAAGGCCGCCTGCGACCGGCACGAGGTGGAGTGGTTCTGGGTGAAGGGTCACTCCGGGGTCAGCGACAACGAGCTGGCCGACCAGCTGGCGACGCGGGGGATGCGCGAGGCGATGGGCGTGCGACGAGCCTGA